The proteins below are encoded in one region of Marinobacter sp. F4206:
- a CDS encoding endonuclease/exonuclease/phosphatase family protein gives MYKRIRKQLNGIVNTVGQPRGRCSGFEHVPEFEPHRHIRLLTFNIQVGINTSSYRHYLTRSWQHILPHRKRIQNLDRIAHLIGNYDVVALQECDGGSLRSGYINQVQYLAEAAGIPYWYQQLNRNLGQIAQHSNGLLSRFRPLDVTEHRLPGLIPGRGAIIARYGSADDPLVLVLMHLSLSKAAQQRQLGYIREQIADYRHVVLMGDMNNHAEELLTQTPLKETDLVPLPDSAHSFPSWRPEKALDHILVSPSLEIRRSEVVSYPVSDHLPIAMDVALPKGYLGTF, from the coding sequence ATGTACAAGCGAATCCGCAAGCAGCTTAACGGGATTGTGAATACCGTCGGTCAGCCCCGTGGTCGCTGCTCAGGCTTTGAACATGTGCCTGAGTTCGAGCCCCACCGTCATATCCGGTTGCTGACCTTCAATATCCAGGTCGGGATCAATACCTCGTCCTACCGCCACTACCTGACGCGCAGCTGGCAGCACATCCTGCCCCACCGTAAACGGATTCAAAACCTGGACCGGATCGCGCATCTGATTGGCAACTACGACGTGGTTGCCCTGCAGGAGTGTGACGGTGGCAGCCTGCGCAGCGGCTACATCAATCAGGTCCAGTATCTGGCAGAAGCTGCCGGTATTCCCTACTGGTATCAGCAGCTCAACCGCAATCTCGGGCAGATTGCCCAGCACAGTAATGGGCTGCTGAGCCGGTTCCGGCCCCTGGATGTTACCGAGCATCGCCTGCCCGGATTGATTCCGGGGCGGGGCGCCATCATCGCCCGCTACGGGTCGGCGGATGATCCACTGGTGCTGGTGTTGATGCACCTTTCCCTCAGCAAGGCCGCGCAGCAACGACAGCTGGGCTACATTCGCGAACAGATTGCCGACTACCGCCACGTGGTGTTGATGGGCGACATGAACAATCATGCGGAGGAATTGCTGACACAGACGCCGTTAAAGGAAACGGATCTGGTGCCGCTGCCGGACTCGGCGCACAGCTTCCCGAGTTGGCGTCCGGAGAAGGCGCTTGACCACATCCTGGTGAGCCCGTCCCTGGAGATCCGGCGTTCCGAGGTGGTCAGTTACCCG
- a CDS encoding thiol:disulfide interchange protein DsbA/DsbL codes for MIRTLGTAALLAAVFAFGAPASAETWEEGTHYQTLDTPVRTDSDDKIEVAEVFWYGCPHCYNFKPIVEAWEQDLADDVEFEMLPAALGRSWEPHARAYYALEAMGDLDKVHDALFDALAGERRPLNTPEALADFVAGYGVDAEAFLKNYESFGVNARMQQAQAKIRGARITGVPTMLVNGKYKVSASMAGSHEAALEVVDYLVARERDADAE; via the coding sequence ATGATCAGAACACTCGGAACGGCGGCTTTGCTGGCAGCGGTTTTTGCGTTTGGCGCGCCCGCCAGTGCTGAAACCTGGGAAGAGGGAACGCATTATCAAACGTTGGATACACCGGTTCGCACCGACAGTGACGACAAGATCGAAGTGGCCGAGGTGTTCTGGTACGGCTGCCCCCACTGCTACAACTTCAAGCCGATAGTCGAGGCCTGGGAGCAGGACCTGGCCGATGACGTCGAATTCGAGATGTTGCCGGCGGCTCTGGGTCGTTCCTGGGAACCCCATGCCCGCGCCTATTATGCCCTTGAGGCCATGGGTGATCTCGACAAGGTTCACGATGCCCTGTTCGATGCGCTGGCTGGTGAACGGCGCCCCCTGAACACGCCGGAAGCGCTGGCGGATTTCGTCGCCGGTTATGGCGTGGATGCGGAAGCTTTCCTGAAAAACTACGAGAGTTTCGGTGTAAATGCCCGCATGCAGCAGGCCCAGGCCAAGATCCGCGGCGCGCGCATCACCGGTGTTCCGACTATGCTGGTTAATGGCAAGTACAAAGTAAGTGCGTCCATGGCCGGTAGTCATGAGGCGGCGCTTGAGGTGGTCGATTACCTGGTTGCCAGAGAGCGTGACGCCGACGCTGAATAG
- a CDS encoding cytochrome c, which translates to MKKLIAGVVLGVSLTAMAHGAGDPQAGEQNAAVCAGCHGQGGQKPIMGAYPKLSGLGENYLHDQLVAIQSGDRVIAEMTGLLDGKSDQELQDLAAYFDDQEMVVSQANPDLIEQGAALYRGGNMASGVPACAGCHNPQGKGNEPGGYPRLGGQNAEYVVKQLKAYRGGERATGSNAAIMMDVAAKLTDAEIEAVANYVSGLH; encoded by the coding sequence ATGAAAAAACTGATCGCAGGAGTTGTTCTCGGTGTTAGCCTCACAGCGATGGCTCACGGGGCAGGAGATCCTCAAGCGGGCGAACAGAACGCGGCAGTCTGTGCCGGTTGTCATGGCCAGGGTGGCCAGAAGCCCATCATGGGAGCGTACCCCAAGCTGTCCGGGCTGGGCGAAAACTATTTGCACGACCAACTGGTGGCCATTCAGTCCGGCGACCGTGTGATCGCAGAGATGACCGGACTGCTGGATGGCAAGTCTGATCAGGAGCTGCAGGACCTGGCGGCCTACTTTGACGATCAGGAGATGGTTGTCAGCCAGGCCAATCCTGACCTGATCGAGCAGGGCGCTGCCCTGTATCGTGGCGGTAACATGGCCTCGGGCGTTCCGGCTTGTGCCGGTTGTCATAACCCGCAAGGCAAGGGCAACGAGCCTGGCGGCTACCCGCGCCTGGGTGGCCAGAACGCCGAGTATGTGGTCAAGCAGCTGAAGGCCTATCGCGGTGGCGAGCGTGCAACCGGTTCCAACGCTGCGATCATGATGGATGTGGCCGCAAAGTTGACCGATGCAGAGATCGAGGCCGTGGCCAACTACGTATCCGGCCTGCACTGA
- the yihA gene encoding ribosome biogenesis GTP-binding protein YihA/YsxC has translation MDPDLTQKSLSFNSARFLISASRLDECPPDFGAEVAFAGRSNAGKSSALNAITAHGKLARTSKTPGRTRLINFFTLNREGCRLVDLPGYGYAKVSRDMKDDWQQHLGHYLNDRRCLRGLVLVMDIRHPLTEFDQMMVEWCEHNNLPLMILATKADKLKFGQAKTAMLGIAKKLKAFTCVEHLIMFSATSKRGVEDCREALTDWLEAPEAEEEP, from the coding sequence GTGGACCCTGATCTGACTCAAAAATCCCTCTCTTTTAACAGTGCCCGTTTCTTGATCAGCGCCTCCAGGCTGGATGAGTGTCCGCCGGATTTTGGTGCTGAAGTAGCCTTCGCCGGACGATCCAATGCCGGCAAGTCCAGTGCACTCAATGCCATCACCGCCCACGGCAAGCTGGCCCGCACCAGTAAAACCCCTGGGCGCACCCGCCTGATCAACTTCTTCACCCTGAACCGCGAAGGCTGCCGGCTGGTCGACCTGCCCGGCTATGGCTACGCCAAGGTTTCACGGGACATGAAAGACGACTGGCAGCAGCATCTGGGCCATTACCTGAACGATCGGCGTTGCCTGCGCGGTCTGGTGCTGGTGATGGACATCCGGCACCCACTCACGGAATTCGACCAAATGATGGTGGAATGGTGTGAACATAACAACCTTCCGCTGATGATTCTGGCCACCAAAGCCGACAAGCTGAAATTCGGCCAGGCAAAAACCGCGATGCTCGGCATCGCCAAAAAGTTGAAAGCGTTTACCTGCGTGGAACACTTGATCATGTTCTCGGCCACGTCAAAGCGCGGCGTTGAAGACTGCCGGGAGGCACTGACGGATTGGCTTGAGGCGCCGGAAGCGGAGGAAGAGCCCTGA
- a CDS encoding TetR/AcrR family transcriptional regulator — MKTRDKILLSSLELFNERGERNVTTNHIAAHLAISPGNLYYHFRNKSDIIYEIFLEYEKLVDYYLDIPEDRAMTLDDMTFYLESVFDGLWSYRFFHRDLEYLLDSDSRLRQDYREFTNRCLTAISRIFERLSEAGIVEEQPDDLRAAMSLNVWLVITNWMAFLKTAHAEETYAELTLTELKQGIYQVLTLEIPYLTPAYRDRVMALRENYRPSLPERTEAGILV, encoded by the coding sequence ATGAAAACCAGAGACAAAATACTGCTTTCCAGTCTGGAGCTGTTCAACGAGCGGGGCGAACGTAACGTCACCACCAACCACATTGCGGCGCACCTGGCGATCTCTCCGGGCAACCTCTATTACCACTTTCGGAACAAGTCGGACATCATTTACGAGATCTTCCTCGAATACGAGAAGCTGGTGGATTACTACCTCGATATTCCGGAAGACCGCGCCATGACTCTGGATGACATGACGTTCTATCTGGAATCGGTTTTCGATGGTCTTTGGAGCTACCGGTTCTTCCACCGGGATCTGGAGTACCTCCTCGACAGCGATTCCCGGCTGCGTCAGGACTACAGGGAGTTCACCAACCGGTGCCTGACGGCCATCAGTCGTATCTTCGAGAGGTTATCGGAGGCCGGTATCGTCGAGGAACAGCCTGACGATCTGCGTGCGGCGATGTCGCTGAATGTCTGGCTGGTGATCACCAACTGGATGGCGTTCCTGAAAACCGCCCACGCCGAGGAAACCTACGCTGAGCTGACGCTGACCGAGCTGAAGCAGGGGATCTATCAGGTGTTGACCCTGGAGATTCCCTACCTCACACCGGCCTATCGTGATCGGGTTATGGCCTTGCGGGAGAACTATCGGCCATCACTGCCCGAGCGCACGGAGGCGGGCATTCTGGTGTAG
- a CDS encoding coniferyl aldehyde dehydrogenase, with amino-acid sequence MGATVVQLTESKKQIQHTHRVFQDQKKAFRNNPMPSQTERQENLKRLKRALLTNQDRLLEAIDRDFSCRSKDESLIAEVMPSIQGINYTLKNLNGWMKPSKRHVSVLFQPASNKVHYQPKGVVGVIVPWNYPLYLAVGPLVASLAAGNRTMIKMSEFTPHTAALFKEIIEASFPEDLVSVITGEADVAADFSSRPFDHLLFTGSTSVGKMVMRAAAENLTPVTLELGGKSPAIVSPDVPMEDAAQRIAFGKAFNAGQTCVAPDYVLCPADRVQAFVDEFRTRFSEMYPSLRDNDDFTAIINERQYDRLQGYLEDARAKGAEIIEINPARENLGDGTRKIPLTLVLNTTPDMKVMQDEIFGPLLPVVSYNGLDEALHYINDRPRPLALYFFGYDKDQQQHVVDNTHSGGMCINDALMHVAQDDLPFGGIGDSGMGHYHGKEGFLTFSHHRAIFTKQKFNSGKYVYAPHGTAAHKMVYKFFIR; translated from the coding sequence ATGGGAGCCACTGTCGTCCAGCTTACCGAGAGCAAGAAACAGATCCAGCACACCCATCGGGTTTTCCAGGACCAGAAAAAGGCATTCCGCAACAACCCCATGCCCTCGCAGACCGAGCGCCAGGAAAACCTCAAGCGCCTGAAACGGGCCCTGCTAACCAACCAGGACCGACTGCTGGAGGCCATTGACCGGGATTTCAGCTGCCGCTCAAAGGATGAATCCCTGATCGCCGAGGTCATGCCCTCGATTCAGGGCATCAATTACACCCTGAAAAACCTGAATGGCTGGATGAAGCCCTCGAAGCGCCATGTGTCGGTGCTTTTCCAGCCAGCCAGCAACAAGGTTCATTACCAGCCCAAGGGCGTGGTTGGTGTCATCGTGCCCTGGAACTACCCGCTGTACCTGGCCGTTGGTCCCCTGGTGGCGTCGCTCGCGGCCGGCAACCGGACCATGATCAAGATGTCCGAGTTCACGCCCCATACCGCCGCACTGTTCAAGGAAATCATTGAGGCCTCGTTTCCGGAAGACCTGGTCTCAGTCATCACCGGTGAAGCGGACGTCGCCGCCGATTTCTCGTCCCGGCCATTCGACCATCTGCTGTTCACCGGCTCTACCTCCGTGGGCAAGATGGTGATGCGGGCGGCTGCCGAGAACCTCACGCCGGTCACCCTGGAACTCGGTGGCAAATCGCCCGCCATCGTGTCCCCGGACGTGCCCATGGAAGACGCCGCCCAGCGCATTGCCTTTGGCAAGGCCTTCAACGCCGGCCAGACCTGCGTTGCGCCGGACTATGTCCTGTGTCCCGCCGACCGGGTTCAGGCCTTTGTCGATGAATTCCGCACCCGGTTCTCGGAAATGTACCCGAGTCTGCGGGATAACGACGATTTCACCGCCATCATCAATGAGCGCCAGTACGACCGCCTGCAGGGCTACCTTGAGGACGCCCGCGCCAAGGGCGCCGAGATCATCGAGATCAACCCGGCCCGGGAAAACCTGGGCGATGGCACGCGGAAAATTCCGCTAACCCTGGTCCTGAACACGACCCCGGACATGAAGGTGATGCAGGACGAGATCTTCGGCCCCCTGCTGCCGGTCGTCAGTTACAACGGCCTGGACGAAGCCCTGCATTACATCAACGACCGTCCGCGACCGCTGGCCCTGTACTTCTTCGGCTACGACAAGGACCAGCAGCAGCACGTGGTGGACAACACCCATTCCGGCGGCATGTGCATCAACGATGCGCTCATGCACGTCGCCCAGGATGACCTGCCGTTCGGCGGCATCGGTGACTCCGGTATGGGCCACTACCACGGCAAGGAAGGCTTCCTGACCTTCTCCCACCATCGCGCCATCTTTACCAAACAGAAATTCAACAGCGGCAAGTATGTGTACGCACCGCACGGTACCGCTGCCCACAAGATGGTATACAAGTTCTTTATTCGCTGA